The proteins below are encoded in one region of Acidithiobacillus ferrooxidans ATCC 23270:
- a CDS encoding hydrogenase maturation nickel metallochaperone HypA/HybF, which translates to MHELGITRNIVSICSEQARGRKVVRVRLEVGLLSGVVPDSIRFCFDVCSQGTPLEGADLEVLEIPGEGECRSCGKRVPLRQVFGHCPCGAGDLICVAGKELNIKDMEVQ; encoded by the coding sequence ATGCACGAACTCGGAATCACCCGCAACATTGTCTCCATCTGCAGCGAGCAGGCCCGTGGTCGTAAGGTGGTCCGGGTGCGGCTGGAAGTGGGGTTGTTATCGGGGGTGGTTCCGGACTCCATCCGCTTTTGCTTCGACGTGTGCAGTCAGGGCACGCCGCTGGAGGGCGCGGATCTGGAAGTGCTGGAGATTCCCGGTGAGGGTGAATGCCGGTCCTGTGGCAAACGTGTCCCTCTCCGGCAGGTATTCGGGCATTGTCCGTGTGGTGCGGGCGACCTGATCTGTGTGGCCGGCAAGGAACTCAACATCAAGGATATGGAGGTGCAGTGA
- a CDS encoding YheT family hydrolase yields MNPFCAFHPPWWSRGGDFQTIWAPFFARSDPVDFRREIWETPDGDRVAVDWVDASAAAPVVLLFHGLASSSRGHYARALAAGLRRRGWAGCFINFRGCGGIDNLLPRSYHAGDSAEIRWMLERATALFPRRSRYAVGVSLGGNALLKYLGEAGDEAHKNLESAAAVCAPVDLVATAEYLQSGHLRFYNRYFLQKMKASVRRYEAKYPDMADWPRVFSAKSVYDFDEYFTAPVHGFSGARHLWEEGSAAPLLPQIQVPTLLLNSADDPIVPVDSLRHVQISPAVTRCITEQGGHVGFVDGAFPGYLHWLPNTLLDYFERRIP; encoded by the coding sequence TTGAATCCTTTCTGCGCTTTTCATCCGCCCTGGTGGTCGCGGGGTGGTGACTTTCAGACCATCTGGGCGCCCTTTTTTGCGCGCTCGGATCCTGTCGATTTTCGCCGGGAAATCTGGGAAACGCCCGATGGCGACCGGGTCGCCGTAGACTGGGTGGACGCGTCAGCCGCCGCGCCGGTGGTCCTGCTCTTTCATGGCCTGGCAAGTAGTTCGCGGGGACATTATGCCCGCGCCCTCGCGGCAGGCCTGCGGCGGAGGGGCTGGGCAGGCTGTTTTATCAATTTCCGCGGTTGCGGAGGAATAGACAACTTACTGCCGCGCAGCTACCACGCGGGAGATAGTGCCGAGATTCGCTGGATGCTGGAGCGCGCGACTGCACTGTTTCCACGTCGCTCTCGCTACGCCGTCGGTGTTTCCCTCGGCGGCAACGCCTTGCTCAAATATCTGGGCGAGGCAGGAGACGAGGCGCATAAAAATCTGGAATCCGCGGCTGCGGTCTGCGCCCCAGTTGATCTGGTCGCGACGGCAGAGTATCTGCAATCCGGTCATCTTCGCTTCTACAACCGGTATTTTCTCCAGAAAATGAAGGCGTCTGTCCGCCGTTACGAGGCCAAGTACCCGGACATGGCGGATTGGCCACGGGTCTTTTCGGCAAAAAGCGTGTATGATTTCGATGAATATTTCACGGCGCCAGTACATGGTTTCTCGGGCGCCCGGCATCTCTGGGAGGAGGGCTCGGCGGCGCCGTTGTTGCCGCAGATACAGGTGCCCACTTTGCTTCTGAACAGCGCGGATGACCCTATTGTACCCGTCGACAGCCTGCGCCATGTTCAGATAAGCCCGGCCGTGACACGTTGCATCACCGAGCAAGGCGGTCATGTTGGCTTTGTAGATGGCGCCTTTCCGGGTTATCTGCATTGGTTGCCAAACACGCTGCTGGACTATTTTGAAAGGAGGATCCCATGA
- a CDS encoding APC family permease — MSAESRQTLHKTFQLVDLSSLSISSVGPIFSVAAAGSAMVQAAGAEVPLAIVLIAIPFILCSWIFLSLNQHFPNAGASYHWSRRIMGIDYSNFQAWIVIMAYFWSIPPILIPAARFTLEALGVPHPGAGLQIVVATFWALFAAGVLLLGARITARVTQIFLLIEIVSVAFMAIVGYSHWGPPAVGAGSFSLSHVHWAGVIVCMVVAATIVDGWEIDSYASEESRKPRVTPGWGGIIGAVSVVLYYLLIWPLLLHQVPLDQLQNTSDTLSLWAATVSPQLLPWMRIAIIASTAGGLWLTTFILSRALFAMSRDRVMPGWLGRLNRGHVPYWSVILPILLAMAVVLMQVFFPSMRDLFNLVLSAAGFFLVAEFLLDGVNMMRFLLLQHRSIRHHFRAHHHAGLLLGSLVVIISLSAVEVLFFIYGPKYIAAGIDQTVGVFLLLGILYVFWLRWRKAGQGIYVFDELELQED, encoded by the coding sequence ATGTCCGCGGAGAGCCGTCAGACGCTGCACAAGACATTTCAGCTCGTTGATTTGTCCAGTCTGTCCATCTCCAGCGTGGGTCCCATCTTCAGCGTGGCGGCGGCGGGGTCGGCCATGGTCCAGGCAGCAGGAGCAGAGGTGCCCCTGGCGATCGTGCTGATCGCCATTCCCTTCATCCTGTGTTCCTGGATATTTCTGTCGCTGAATCAGCATTTTCCCAACGCCGGTGCCTCCTATCACTGGTCCCGGCGGATAATGGGCATCGATTACTCGAATTTTCAGGCATGGATCGTGATCATGGCCTATTTCTGGTCGATCCCGCCGATCCTGATCCCGGCGGCGCGGTTCACTCTGGAGGCGCTGGGAGTACCGCACCCCGGCGCCGGATTGCAGATCGTGGTGGCCACGTTCTGGGCACTGTTCGCGGCGGGTGTTTTGTTGCTCGGGGCGCGCATCACCGCCAGGGTCACCCAGATATTTCTGCTCATCGAAATCGTATCCGTCGCCTTCATGGCCATTGTCGGCTATTCCCATTGGGGGCCGCCGGCAGTGGGGGCGGGCTCATTTTCCCTCAGCCATGTTCACTGGGCCGGCGTCATCGTCTGCATGGTGGTGGCCGCCACCATCGTGGACGGCTGGGAAATCGACTCCTACGCCTCGGAAGAATCCAGAAAACCGCGCGTCACCCCGGGATGGGGAGGAATCATCGGGGCCGTGAGCGTCGTGCTCTACTACCTGCTGATCTGGCCCCTGCTCCTGCATCAGGTGCCCCTCGACCAGTTGCAAAACACCAGTGATACCCTGAGTCTCTGGGCGGCGACGGTATCCCCGCAACTGCTCCCGTGGATGCGCATAGCGATTATCGCGTCCACCGCCGGTGGCCTCTGGCTCACCACCTTCATCCTGTCTCGCGCCCTTTTCGCCATGTCCCGGGATAGGGTGATGCCGGGGTGGCTGGGCCGACTGAATCGTGGACACGTACCGTACTGGTCCGTCATCCTGCCGATCCTGCTGGCCATGGCGGTTGTCCTCATGCAGGTTTTCTTCCCCAGTATGCGGGACCTCTTCAACCTGGTGCTGAGCGCGGCGGGGTTCTTTCTGGTGGCGGAGTTCTTATTGGATGGGGTCAACATGATGCGTTTTTTATTGCTTCAGCACCGCTCCATCCGGCACCATTTCAGGGCGCATCATCATGCGGGTCTCCTGCTCGGATCGTTGGTCGTGATCATCAGCCTTTCCGCCGTGGAGGTGCTGTTCTTCATCTATGGCCCGAAATATATTGCGGCCGGCATCGATCAGACCGTTGGGGTGTTTTTGCTGTTGGGTATCCTTTATGTGTTCTGGCTGCGCTGGCGGAAGGCGGGGCAAGGCATTTACGTCTTCGATGAGCTGGAGTTGCAGGAAGATTGA
- the hypB gene encoding hydrogenase nickel incorporation protein HypB, whose product MESSHNVPGHTHEHRHGDEAVHDHAAHSHAHGGAGFHLHPHPHVPADGDAHLVSLEARILDKNDRLAERNRGWLAGRGVFSLNLMSSPGAGKTTLLEKTLAELAGEFPLAVVEGDQETTHDAERIRQAGCNVVQINTGQGCHLEADMVAQGLQEIDPAAGSVVFIENVGNLVCPALFDLGEAARVVILAVTEGEDKPAKYPHMFHGADLILINKIDLLPYLSFDLERCLGYLHEVAHHAEVLQISAATGAGLEPWFAWLRAHRNRALSEAGKVLAGS is encoded by the coding sequence TTGGAATCATCGCACAACGTGCCGGGACATACCCATGAACACCGGCACGGAGATGAAGCGGTGCATGACCATGCTGCGCATTCGCATGCCCACGGCGGTGCGGGCTTCCATCTCCACCCCCATCCCCATGTACCGGCGGACGGGGATGCCCACCTGGTATCTCTGGAGGCGCGGATTCTGGACAAAAATGACCGCCTTGCGGAACGCAATCGCGGCTGGCTGGCAGGACGGGGCGTGTTTTCCCTGAATCTCATGAGTTCACCCGGCGCCGGGAAGACGACCCTGCTGGAAAAAACCCTGGCAGAACTGGCGGGCGAGTTCCCCCTGGCGGTAGTGGAGGGCGATCAGGAAACCACCCACGATGCGGAACGCATACGCCAGGCGGGTTGCAACGTGGTGCAGATCAATACCGGTCAGGGCTGTCATCTGGAGGCGGATATGGTGGCGCAGGGACTGCAGGAGATCGACCCGGCCGCCGGTTCCGTCGTCTTCATCGAGAACGTGGGAAACCTGGTGTGCCCGGCCCTCTTTGATCTCGGTGAAGCGGCACGGGTGGTCATTCTGGCGGTCACCGAGGGCGAAGACAAGCCGGCAAAGTACCCCCACATGTTTCACGGCGCGGACCTGATCCTGATCAACAAGATCGATCTGCTGCCCTACCTTTCCTTCGACCTGGAACGTTGCCTCGGTTACTTGCACGAAGTCGCGCATCATGCCGAGGTGTTGCAGATCTCCGCCGCCACGGGAGCGGGGTTGGAGCCATGGTTTGCCTGGTTGCGCGCGCATCGTAACAGGGCGTTGTCGGAGGCCGGAAAAGTGTTGGCCGGTTCCTGA
- a CDS encoding group III truncated hemoglobin, whose product MEQVSPPKRRLEPLCEKITLPVIRAVVDDFYNRIQHHPTLAEPFSIVQDWELHKDRLVHYWWTVSGGLPYKDYRYALGDKHAPLGITHSLVDDWLALFHETMLDHMDADMARRWHGMAAGIGESLRLMFAPR is encoded by the coding sequence ATGGAGCAGGTAAGCCCTCCCAAACGCCGCCTCGAACCCCTTTGCGAAAAGATTACGCTGCCGGTGATCCGTGCCGTGGTGGATGATTTCTACAATCGCATCCAGCATCACCCGACCTTGGCGGAGCCTTTCTCCATCGTCCAGGACTGGGAGTTGCACAAGGATCGTCTCGTTCACTACTGGTGGACCGTGTCTGGCGGACTTCCCTACAAAGACTACCGCTATGCGCTGGGCGACAAGCATGCTCCGCTCGGAATAACCCATTCGCTGGTGGACGACTGGCTCGCGCTTTTTCACGAAACCATGCTGGACCACATGGATGCCGATATGGCCCGTCGCTGGCACGGTATGGCCGCTGGTATTGGCGAGTCTCTGCGCCTGATGTTCGCCCCGCGCTGA
- a CDS encoding winged helix-turn-helix domain-containing protein: MTDHLQPRLRVLLAEAIAIGPGKAELLRHIREEGSISAAARAMNMSYRRAWLLVDTMNHCFLAPVVSTATGGSHGGGAHLTEMGEEILTRYEAMEAKANLTLAPDIAEFRKLMQLHKPEENAS; this comes from the coding sequence ATGACAGACCACCTGCAACCCCGTCTTCGCGTCCTGCTGGCGGAAGCCATCGCCATCGGCCCCGGCAAGGCCGAGTTGCTTCGCCATATTCGCGAAGAAGGCTCCATCTCTGCGGCGGCGCGAGCGATGAATATGAGTTACCGGCGCGCCTGGTTGCTGGTGGACACCATGAATCACTGTTTTCTGGCACCGGTGGTGAGTACCGCCACCGGGGGTAGCCACGGCGGCGGTGCGCATCTGACCGAAATGGGCGAAGAAATACTCACCCGTTACGAGGCCATGGAAGCCAAGGCAAACCTGACCCTGGCGCCCGATATCGCCGAATTCCGCAAACTCATGCAGCTCCACAAACCGGAAGAAAACGCTTCGTGA
- a CDS encoding (2Fe-2S)-binding protein, translating into MSAVPEEVDDSPYCCCSAATFQEILERQRANPLPFMELLMVHAGCGAGCGSCIGDLEAYLRSHDAYLED; encoded by the coding sequence ATGTCCGCCGTCCCCGAGGAAGTCGATGACAGCCCCTATTGCTGCTGTTCGGCCGCCACTTTTCAGGAAATACTTGAGCGCCAGCGCGCCAATCCCCTGCCCTTTATGGAGCTGTTGATGGTCCACGCCGGCTGTGGCGCTGGTTGCGGCAGTTGCATCGGCGATCTCGAAGCCTACTTGCGCAGCCATGACGCCTACCTAGAGGATTGA
- a CDS encoding NAD(P)/FAD-dependent oxidoreductase — translation MAAHGDVVVLGAGIVGVSIALQLQLRGRPTILLDQQGAGEGTSFGNAGLIQREAVMPHPFPRALATLLSYARNQSTEAYYRGTMLPRLAIPFLQYWYNSREDRHRTIARHYAALIAHCLDDHLALAGAAGAVDLLRPGGWLQVHEKAESLDHALKEAAYKAGNFEVAYDALDGAQVAAMECSLRPGLAGGIHWTQPLAVVDPHALTRAYLNYFTRMGGEFRTSAVRSVERSSTGWRVATVHEPVDAIEVVVALGAWSPDVTKPLGYHPPLFVKRGYHMHYAHPEATPLGHPVLDADQGYMLVPMQRGIRLTTGAEFAHRDAPPSAIPLTRAEAQARRLLPALGRRLDADPWMGVRPCTPDMLPIIGRAPGHPGMWYAFGHCHQGLTLGPTTGRLLAEMMLGETPFTDPAPYRPERF, via the coding sequence ATGGCAGCACATGGCGACGTGGTGGTTCTGGGAGCAGGCATCGTCGGGGTTTCCATTGCCCTGCAGCTGCAGTTACGGGGCCGTCCCACCATTCTTCTGGACCAGCAAGGGGCCGGGGAGGGGACATCCTTCGGCAATGCCGGCCTGATTCAGCGCGAGGCGGTCATGCCGCACCCCTTCCCCCGTGCCCTGGCGACGTTGCTCAGCTATGCCCGCAATCAGTCGACCGAGGCCTACTACCGGGGGACGATGCTGCCGCGTCTGGCGATTCCCTTCCTGCAGTACTGGTATAACTCCCGTGAAGACCGTCACCGGACGATCGCCCGGCATTATGCGGCATTGATCGCGCACTGCCTGGATGACCATCTGGCTCTGGCCGGCGCGGCGGGGGCGGTCGATCTGCTCCGTCCCGGTGGCTGGTTGCAGGTGCATGAAAAGGCAGAATCTCTGGATCATGCCCTGAAAGAAGCGGCATATAAGGCCGGGAATTTCGAGGTGGCTTACGACGCACTCGACGGCGCGCAGGTGGCGGCGATGGAGTGCAGTCTGCGCCCCGGGCTGGCCGGTGGTATCCACTGGACCCAGCCGCTGGCCGTTGTCGATCCCCACGCGCTCACTCGCGCGTACCTGAACTATTTTACCCGGATGGGCGGCGAGTTTCGCACCAGCGCCGTGCGGAGCGTAGAGCGCAGTTCGACGGGGTGGCGCGTCGCTACGGTGCATGAACCGGTCGACGCCATAGAGGTGGTAGTGGCCTTGGGCGCCTGGTCGCCGGATGTGACCAAACCTCTGGGTTACCACCCGCCGCTCTTTGTAAAAAGGGGCTATCACATGCACTACGCCCACCCGGAGGCCACACCACTCGGTCACCCGGTGCTCGATGCCGATCAGGGTTATATGCTGGTGCCCATGCAGCGTGGTATCCGGCTGACGACCGGTGCGGAGTTTGCGCATCGGGACGCCCCGCCTTCCGCTATTCCGCTTACTCGGGCGGAGGCGCAGGCACGGCGGTTATTGCCTGCCCTCGGCAGACGTCTGGACGCCGACCCCTGGATGGGGGTGCGCCCCTGCACCCCCGACATGCTGCCGATCATTGGTCGGGCGCCGGGGCATCCGGGTATGTGGTATGCCTTCGGACATTGTCACCAGGGTCTGACCCTGGGGCCGACCACCGGGCGTTTGCTGGCCGAGATGATGTTGGGTGAAACGCCGTTTACGGATCCCGCTCCCTACCGCCCCGAGCGGTTCTGA
- a CDS encoding GNAT family N-acetyltransferase produces the protein MLSTQSHGSTSHAATRKERSLRLYLARHQDDVEAAQRLRYDVFSAEYGAQLSGRPGLDQDEYDPFCEHLIVEDEARQEVVGTYRLFLPEKVARVGRYYAETEFDLSRLLTMNARIMELGRSCVHPGYRQGAVIALLWSGLAEAMTMWQIDYLMGCASVHSTDGQAVGALYQSLGTHLTPLEQRVFPLRSLPHFDAQAQVEPAPLPSLLKGYLRAGVRLGGEPFWDPQFHCADFFVWCESTLISPRYQQRFLEPVDARK, from the coding sequence ATGCTCAGCACTCAGTCTCACGGCAGTACCAGTCACGCCGCCACCAGGAAAGAGCGCTCATTGCGACTCTATCTGGCGCGTCACCAGGATGACGTAGAAGCGGCGCAACGCCTGCGCTATGACGTGTTCAGCGCCGAGTATGGCGCGCAGCTCAGCGGTCGTCCCGGGCTGGACCAGGATGAATACGATCCATTTTGTGAGCATCTGATCGTCGAAGATGAGGCCCGTCAGGAGGTGGTCGGTACTTATCGGCTCTTTCTTCCCGAGAAGGTCGCCCGGGTGGGCCGCTATTATGCCGAGACCGAGTTTGATCTCTCCCGTCTGCTGACCATGAATGCGCGGATTATGGAGTTGGGACGGTCCTGCGTACATCCCGGATACCGTCAGGGCGCGGTGATCGCGCTGCTCTGGTCGGGGCTCGCCGAGGCAATGACGATGTGGCAGATTGATTATCTCATGGGATGCGCCAGTGTCCACAGCACGGATGGCCAGGCGGTCGGCGCCCTGTATCAGAGTCTCGGCACCCATCTTACGCCACTGGAACAACGCGTATTCCCCTTGCGTTCCCTGCCCCATTTTGACGCGCAGGCGCAGGTCGAACCGGCGCCACTGCCGAGCTTGCTCAAGGGGTATTTGAGGGCCGGGGTGCGCCTCGGTGGTGAGCCCTTCTGGGATCCGCAATTCCATTGCGCGGATTTTTTCGTCTGGTGCGAGTCGACGCTGATCTCCCCACGCTACCAGCAGCGCTTCCTGGAACCGGTGGATGCGCGTAAATGA
- a CDS encoding lysophospholipid acyltransferase family protein yields the protein MMRRKKPAPVLVPYPGRRWRRSRPKAVRRIWRLPVLVFYLLLAFPLAVWTCARKPAPDAGSYRAFAWWSRQALRIFGIHLRVDGVIPEVPVLVAANHVSYLDILALATLIPSRFVAKKEMRAWPFFGIMGAWLGTLFIDRSDARASQRILRQAGEILAAGTSVTIFPEGTTSDGREVGDFFAAPFEAACWAGRPTIPVALRYEDVLRPGQPDALCPFVGDDSLFGHLWRLAAAAPLTLRLEFLPALAPGLGRRELATTARQAITEALQRMEQGASVTYLRDPRRHSLRGAWVAWRRGHGG from the coding sequence ATGATGCGTCGTAAAAAACCCGCCCCGGTATTGGTGCCATATCCGGGGCGGCGCTGGCGTCGCTCGCGGCCCAAGGCTGTGCGGCGCATCTGGCGGCTGCCGGTGCTGGTATTTTATCTGCTTCTGGCCTTTCCGTTAGCGGTGTGGACCTGCGCCCGAAAGCCCGCACCGGACGCCGGTAGCTATCGGGCTTTTGCTTGGTGGAGTCGGCAGGCCCTGCGCATTTTTGGGATTCATCTTCGTGTGGATGGGGTCATCCCGGAAGTGCCGGTGCTGGTCGCCGCCAATCACGTTTCCTACCTCGACATTCTTGCGCTGGCGACCTTGATTCCCAGCCGTTTCGTAGCGAAGAAGGAAATGCGCGCATGGCCCTTTTTCGGGATTATGGGTGCGTGGTTGGGGACGCTTTTTATCGATCGCAGTGATGCCCGCGCCAGCCAGCGCATCCTGCGTCAGGCGGGTGAGATTCTGGCAGCCGGTACCAGCGTAACCATCTTTCCGGAGGGGACCACGAGCGACGGCAGGGAAGTCGGCGATTTTTTTGCAGCGCCTTTTGAGGCCGCCTGCTGGGCAGGGAGGCCCACCATACCGGTTGCACTGCGTTATGAAGACGTGCTCCGTCCCGGCCAGCCGGACGCACTCTGCCCCTTTGTCGGTGACGACAGCCTATTCGGCCATCTCTGGCGACTGGCGGCGGCCGCACCCCTGACGCTGCGGCTGGAATTCCTGCCCGCACTGGCCCCCGGATTGGGACGCCGCGAGTTGGCGACGACTGCTCGGCAGGCCATCACCGAGGCCCTGCAGCGGATGGAACAGGGGGCGTCTGTCACCTATCTGCGCGACCCCCGCCGTCATTCCCTACGGGGCGCCTGGGTGGCGTGGCGGCGGGGACATGGTGGATGA
- the hemE gene encoding uroporphyrinogen decarboxylase codes for MSATLQNDNFLRACLRQPVDHVPVWLMRQAGRYLPEYRATRARAGDFLSLCTTPELACEVTLQPIDRFPLDAAILFSDILTIPYVMGLGLEFQEGEGPVFARPLRSAADISALSQPDPETELRFVMDAVRLIRREIDGRVPLIGFAGSPWTLACYMIEGRGSRDFIHIKGLLYSDPALLHRLLRHLAQSVTSYLNAQIAAGAQAVMIFDTWGGSLSTPAYAEFSLAYMSEIVAALQREAEDRRVPVILFTKGGGNWLEAMAASGADALGLDWTTELGHARQRLGNSVALQGNMDPIALYGSPEGIVREATRILESHGSGTGHIFNLGHGITPQTPVEHVAILVESVQSWRPKTA; via the coding sequence ATGTCCGCCACCCTGCAGAATGACAATTTCCTGCGCGCCTGCCTGCGTCAGCCGGTGGATCACGTACCCGTCTGGCTGATGCGTCAGGCCGGGCGGTACCTGCCGGAGTACCGTGCCACTCGCGCCCGTGCTGGCGATTTTCTCAGCCTCTGCACCACGCCGGAACTGGCCTGCGAGGTCACTTTACAGCCCATCGACCGCTTCCCCCTGGATGCCGCCATCCTTTTTTCGGATATCCTGACCATCCCCTATGTCATGGGACTCGGGCTGGAATTTCAGGAAGGGGAAGGTCCGGTTTTTGCGCGCCCCTTGCGCAGCGCTGCCGACATCTCCGCACTCAGCCAGCCCGATCCGGAAACGGAGTTGCGCTTTGTGATGGACGCTGTGCGGCTCATCCGCCGCGAGATCGACGGACGTGTGCCCCTCATCGGTTTTGCAGGCAGTCCGTGGACCCTCGCCTGCTATATGATCGAAGGGCGCGGCAGCCGCGATTTCATCCACATCAAAGGGCTGCTGTACAGCGATCCGGCGCTGCTGCACCGGCTGCTGCGCCATCTGGCGCAGTCGGTGACCAGCTACCTCAACGCTCAGATTGCCGCGGGTGCCCAGGCGGTAATGATTTTCGATACCTGGGGCGGCAGCCTCAGTACCCCTGCGTATGCGGAGTTCTCCCTCGCCTATATGAGTGAGATCGTCGCCGCTTTGCAGCGCGAAGCCGAAGACCGCCGAGTGCCGGTCATACTCTTTACCAAGGGCGGAGGCAACTGGCTCGAGGCCATGGCCGCGAGCGGCGCCGATGCACTTGGCCTCGATTGGACGACGGAATTGGGCCACGCCCGCCAGCGTCTGGGTAACAGCGTTGCGCTACAAGGTAACATGGACCCCATCGCCCTCTACGGCAGCCCCGAAGGGATTGTCAGGGAAGCGACGCGCATTCTGGAAAGCCACGGATCGGGGACCGGTCATATCTTCAACCTCGGCCACGGCATCACCCCGCAGACCCCCGTTGAACATGTTGCCATTCTTGTCGAAAGCGTGCAGAGCTGGCGACCGAAGACCGCCTAG
- the ilvA gene encoding threonine ammonia-lyase, biosynthetic, whose amino-acid sequence MKNLLREVLCSRVYDVARETPLEAAPKLSARLQREVLFKREDLQPVFSFKLRGAYNKIAQLSDAEKARGVITASAGNHAQGVAYAAQKLGIRAVIVMPGTTPEIKVNAVRARGAEVILHGDSYSDAQAHCDALIAESGLVFIPPFDDPLVIAGQGTIGAEILRQRGAGLEAIFVPVGGGGLIAGVAAYLKSIVPEIRIIGVEPFEADAMYQSLQAGERVTLPQVGIFADGVAVRQVGEHTFALCRKYVDEIVRVTNDEICAAIKDVFDETRSVMEPAGALALAGLKRMAATDPGRGGAWVALLSGANMNFDRLRFIAERAELGEAREALFAVTIPERPGAFRAFCAAIGQRVVTEFNYRLHHRDRAHIFVGVAIRDREDASALLESLRVTGHEALDLSDDEMAKLHIRHMVGGHAAAAQNERIYRFEFPERPGALMEFLDKLGGHWNISLFHYRNNGVDLGRVLAGFEVPDSEMARFESLLARLDYPHVAETANPAYRFFLDHGQH is encoded by the coding sequence GTGAAAAATCTTCTGCGCGAGGTGCTGTGCAGCAGGGTCTACGATGTGGCCCGGGAAACGCCCCTGGAAGCCGCGCCCAAATTGAGCGCGCGCCTGCAGCGCGAGGTGCTGTTCAAGCGCGAAGACCTGCAACCGGTGTTCAGCTTCAAACTGCGCGGCGCCTACAACAAGATCGCCCAGCTTTCGGATGCTGAAAAGGCACGCGGTGTCATCACCGCCAGCGCCGGCAATCATGCGCAGGGCGTCGCCTATGCCGCCCAGAAGCTGGGCATCCGTGCGGTGATCGTCATGCCCGGCACCACTCCGGAGATCAAGGTCAACGCGGTACGAGCGCGGGGTGCGGAGGTCATTCTTCATGGCGACAGCTACTCCGACGCGCAGGCGCATTGCGACGCCCTGATCGCCGAGTCGGGCCTGGTCTTCATTCCGCCCTTTGACGATCCGCTGGTGATTGCGGGACAGGGGACCATAGGCGCAGAGATACTCCGTCAGCGGGGCGCCGGCCTGGAGGCGATTTTTGTTCCGGTGGGCGGCGGCGGCCTCATTGCCGGGGTGGCGGCTTACCTGAAATCCATTGTGCCCGAGATTCGCATCATCGGCGTAGAGCCCTTTGAGGCCGACGCCATGTACCAGTCTTTGCAGGCGGGGGAACGCGTTACACTGCCCCAGGTCGGTATTTTCGCCGATGGCGTGGCGGTGCGCCAGGTGGGAGAACACACCTTTGCCCTCTGCCGCAAATATGTGGATGAGATCGTGCGGGTGACTAATGACGAGATCTGTGCGGCCATCAAGGATGTGTTTGACGAAACCCGTTCCGTCATGGAGCCGGCGGGCGCGCTGGCCTTGGCGGGTCTCAAGCGGATGGCGGCAACCGACCCCGGTCGGGGCGGGGCCTGGGTTGCCCTCCTCTCCGGCGCCAATATGAACTTTGACCGCCTGCGCTTCATCGCCGAGCGGGCGGAACTGGGCGAGGCGCGCGAGGCGCTGTTTGCGGTCACCATCCCGGAGCGACCGGGGGCCTTTCGCGCCTTCTGCGCGGCGATTGGTCAGCGAGTCGTGACGGAATTCAATTACCGCCTGCACCACCGGGATCGGGCGCATATTTTCGTCGGAGTGGCCATCCGCGACCGGGAAGACGCCAGTGCGTTGCTGGAGAGCTTACGAGTCACGGGTCACGAAGCGCTGGACCTGAGTGACGACGAAATGGCCAAACTGCACATCCGCCATATGGTGGGCGGGCATGCGGCGGCCGCGCAGAACGAGCGGATTTACCGTTTTGAGTTTCCGGAACGACCAGGCGCGCTGATGGAGTTTCTCGACAAACTGGGCGGGCACTGGAATATCAGTCTCTTCCACTATCGCAATAATGGCGTCGACCTGGGCCGGGTGCTGGCGGGCTTTGAGGTGCCGGACAGCGAGATGGCACGATTCGAATCACTGCTGGCCCGGCTCGATTACCCGCATGTGGCGGAAACCGCCAACCCGGCCTACCGGTTCTTTCTGGATCATGGTCAGCACTGA